From one Anopheles bellator chromosome 1, idAnoBellAS_SP24_06.2, whole genome shotgun sequence genomic stretch:
- the LOC131206146 gene encoding elongation of very long chain fatty acids protein 7, with product MSAMSADGISESATPDTSLLGRVAKFFVDNQDERTTEWFLSGSITPLIMVLVTYLYFCLYAGPRYMAKRKPFKLETVLIVYNAVQVLLSIVLVYEGIEGGWRKHYSYRCQPVDYSPNPVAMRMARAVWMYYMCKVVELLDTVFFVLRKKQNQVSFLHVYHHTLMPICGFIGVKYFAGGHGTLLGVINSFIHVCMYAYYMLAAMGPKVQKYLWWKRYLTVMQIVQFIIVFFHTIQVQFQPSCTYPKSIAALLSLNAGLFIYMFSSFYVHSYIRNKGGKGAVTKGSEENNNQLECKPKDSAVPAAAQQPLDKKVL from the exons ATGAGTGCAATGAGTGCAGACGGCATCAGTGAGTCCGCGACCCCGGACACCAGTCTGTTGGGCCGCGTGGCGAAGTTCTTCGTGGACAATCAAG ATGAGCGCACCACCGAATGGTTCCTGTCCGGGTCGATCACACCGCTGATCATGGTCCTGGTGACGTACCTCTACTTCTGCCTGTACGCCGGCCCCCGGTACATGGCCAAGCGGAAACCGTTCAAGCTGGAAACGGTGCTGATCGTGTACAACGCGGTGCAGGTCCTGCTCAGCATCGTGTTAGTCTATGAG GGTATCGAAGGAGGCTGGAGAAAGCACTACAGCTACCGCTGCCAGCCAGTCGACTACAGTCCGAACCCGGTCGCCATGCGG ATGGCCCGAGCCGTTTGGATGTACTACATGTGCAAGGTCGTCGAGCTGCTGGACACCGTGTTCTTTGTACTGCGGAAGAAACAGAACCAGGTTTCGTTCCTGCACGTCTATCACCACACGCTGATGCCGATTTGTGGCTTCATTGGCGTCAAGTATTTCGCAG GAGGCCATGGCACGCTGCTGGGCGTCATCAACTCGTTCATTCACGTGTGCATGTACGCGTACTACATGCTGGCCGCGATGGGCCCGAAAGTGCAGAAGTACCTCTGGTGGAAGCGCTACCTGACCGTGATGCAGATC GTCCAGTTCATTATCGTGTTCTTCCACACCATCCAAGTCCAGTTCCAGCCGAGCTGTACCTACCCGAAATCGATCGCAGCGTTGCTGTCGCTGAACGCCGGTCTGTTTATCTACATGTTCAGCTCGTTCTACGTGCACTCGTACATTCGCAACAAGGGCGGCAAGGGTGCGGTCACGAAGGGTAGCGAGGAGAACAACAACCAGTTGGAATGCAAACCAAAGGACTCGGccgtgccagcagcagcacaacagCCGCTCGACAAGAAGGTGCTATAG